The following proteins come from a genomic window of Alosa alosa isolate M-15738 ecotype Scorff River chromosome 2, AALO_Geno_1.1, whole genome shotgun sequence:
- the tagln3a gene encoding transgelin-3a, with amino-acid sequence MSNRGPSYGLSREVQQKIEQKYDPELETRLVDWILSQLSGDSGASGVDRPSPGKQNFQEWLMDGTILCRLINSLYPAETPPIRKISQTKMAFGQMEKISLFLKAAETYGVSRNDIFQTVDLWEGKDMAAVQRTLVALGSEAVTKDDGYYYGNREWFHKKPKGNRRSFTEEQLRHGRSYIGQQMGGHRGASQAGMTSYGTPRQIM; translated from the exons TTACGGTCTCAGTCGTGAGGTCCAGCAGAAGATCGAGCAGAAGTACGACCCGGAACTGGAGACGCGGTTGGTCGACTGGATACTCAGCCAGCTGAGCGGGGACAGCGGTGCGTCTGGAGTGGACCGACCATCGCCGGGGAAACAGAACTTTCAAGAGTGGCTGATGGACGGCACT atCCTGTGTCGTCTCATTAACAGTCTCTATCCAGCGGAGACTCCTCCCATCCGGAAGATTTCGCAGACTAAGATGGCGTTCGGTCAGATGGAGAAGATCTCCCTCTTCCTGAAGGCTGCCGAGACCTACGGTGTCAGTCGCAACGACATCTTCCAGACCGTCGACCTCTGGGAAG GGAAGGACATGGCAGCAGTTCAGAGAACCCTGGTGGCGTTGGGCAGTGAGGCTGTCACTAAGGATGATGGGTATTACTATGGCAACAGAGAGTGGTTCcacaa GAAGCCGAAAGGAAATAGGCGGAGCTTCACTGAGGAGCAGCTGCGTCATGGGCGGAGCTACATCGGTCAGCAGATGGGAGGCCACAGAGGGGCGTCTCAGGCCGGCATGACCAGCTACGGCACCCCACGCCAGATcatgtag